A genomic segment from uncultured Alistipes sp. encodes:
- a CDS encoding pseudouridine synthase: MKDSKNDSTPVLERFARDKRKRTVIATAERVERRPRLQRDAADSEQPSHPYRPEHRASYNPHFTADNRPRFDRSRQEDEERPRRAFGDRENRYGEERPQRNNGEREYRYGRYGDEERPQRAYGDRPRRDSGERSQRSASTHGPKPACGEKRTGKFDDRKGLKGGKFATKGAEGRTFDKRSRKGADKPVSYPKYDPAVQTGEMRLNRFIAQSGICSRREADDFITAGVVTVNGKVVTELGTKVLPTDEVRFNGEPVHGEKKVYLVLNKPKGYVTSLDDPHAGKTVMELVKGACTERIYPVGRLDKNSLGLLLFTNDGDLTKQLTHPSYRKKKIYQVTLDKPLTRADMDRIAEGITLEDGEIFADEISYVKENKQEVGIEIHSGRNRIVRRIFEFLGYTVTKLDRVYYAGLTKKNLKRGAWRFLTREEVERLKSGLYE, translated from the coding sequence ATGAAAGATTCGAAAAACGACTCGACCCCGGTGCTTGAACGCTTCGCACGCGACAAGCGCAAACGCACCGTGATCGCTACGGCGGAGCGTGTCGAGCGTCGCCCGCGTTTGCAGCGTGACGCTGCCGATTCGGAGCAACCGTCCCATCCGTACCGTCCCGAACACCGGGCATCGTACAATCCGCACTTCACGGCCGACAACCGGCCGCGTTTCGACCGCTCCCGCCAGGAGGACGAGGAGCGCCCGCGCCGTGCGTTCGGCGACCGTGAAAATCGCTACGGCGAGGAGCGCCCGCAGCGCAATAACGGCGAGCGCGAATATCGATACGGCCGTTACGGCGATGAAGAGCGCCCGCAGCGAGCGTATGGCGATCGTCCGCGTCGTGACAGCGGCGAGCGTTCGCAGCGGAGCGCTTCAACCCACGGCCCGAAACCCGCCTGCGGTGAAAAACGAACCGGGAAATTCGATGACCGCAAGGGCCTGAAGGGCGGCAAGTTCGCCACAAAGGGCGCCGAGGGCCGCACCTTCGACAAACGTTCCCGCAAGGGTGCCGACAAGCCGGTCTCCTATCCGAAATACGATCCGGCGGTGCAGACCGGAGAGATGCGTCTGAACCGTTTTATCGCCCAGTCGGGTATCTGCTCGCGGCGCGAGGCCGACGACTTCATCACGGCGGGTGTGGTAACGGTCAACGGCAAGGTCGTGACCGAACTCGGCACGAAGGTCCTCCCGACCGACGAGGTGCGTTTCAATGGCGAGCCCGTTCACGGCGAGAAGAAGGTCTACCTGGTGCTGAACAAGCCCAAAGGGTATGTCACGTCGCTCGACGACCCGCACGCCGGGAAGACGGTGATGGAACTGGTCAAAGGGGCCTGTACGGAGCGTATTTACCCCGTAGGGCGACTGGACAAGAACAGCCTCGGGCTGCTGCTCTTCACCAACGACGGCGACCTGACCAAGCAGCTCACGCACCCCTCCTACCGGAAGAAGAAGATCTACCAGGTGACGCTCGACAAGCCGCTGACGCGGGCCGACATGGACCGCATTGCCGAGGGCATTACGCTCGAAGACGGCGAAATCTTTGCCGACGAGATCTCCTACGTCAAGGAGAACAAGCAGGAGGTCGGCATCGAGATCCACTCGGGCCGCAACCGCATCGTGCGCCGCATCTTCGAGTTCCTGGGCTACACCGTCACGAAACTCGACCGCGTTTACTACGCCGGACTGACGAAGAAGAACCTCAAGCGCGGGGCGTGGCGTTTCCTCACCCGCGAGGAGGTCGAGCGCCTCAAGTCCGGACTCTACGAGTAG
- a CDS encoding transposase: MSKKRKIRCPHCGFLETIKWGTRSGCSRYYCKNCGSYFTDRRDWISDKNKFIWFARWVRGKQRICDLASESGYSERTLKRYFYRLLPQCPLWQIQRREKVNLLIDGTYFSNKICLVVYRDHNIKMTLLYRITRSETLRDLKADLTAIRDVGIQIESVTCDGSPNIIKAVREVCPEAILQRCTVHVAREIETWITRKPQTVAAQELLELVHLLNGVQTHDEAQLWIRAFIDWYRRHEPFINEKTVDELSGRWWFTHKMLHRSVSHIKRAIPDLFSYTRYPNVPKSSNSIESFFGHLKDNLRIHRGLSEQHFKDFVKWYLFLNSNDGIIKKRK; encoded by the coding sequence ATGTCAAAAAAACGAAAAATACGCTGTCCTCATTGTGGCTTTTTAGAGACAATAAAATGGGGTACTCGTAGCGGTTGCAGCCGCTATTATTGTAAGAATTGTGGCAGCTATTTTACGGATCGTCGAGACTGGATTTCCGATAAAAACAAGTTTATATGGTTCGCGCGTTGGGTTCGCGGTAAACAGCGTATTTGTGACCTTGCGAGTGAGAGCGGATACAGCGAACGCACCCTAAAAAGATACTTCTATCGGCTCTTGCCCCAGTGCCCTTTATGGCAGATACAGCGACGCGAGAAGGTAAATCTTCTGATCGACGGCACCTACTTCTCAAATAAGATTTGTCTGGTTGTATATCGGGATCACAACATCAAGATGACCCTCCTCTATCGCATAACCAGGAGTGAAACGCTGCGGGATTTGAAAGCAGACCTAACGGCTATACGCGATGTCGGCATTCAAATTGAGAGTGTCACCTGTGATGGATCTCCCAATATCATAAAAGCGGTGCGGGAAGTGTGTCCGGAGGCGATCTTGCAGCGTTGTACGGTACATGTAGCGCGAGAGATAGAGACGTGGATTACACGCAAACCACAGACCGTAGCGGCACAGGAACTCCTCGAACTGGTGCACTTGTTAAATGGAGTACAAACACATGATGAGGCACAGTTATGGATACGGGCTTTTATTGACTGGTATCGGCGACACGAACCATTTATCAATGAAAAAACCGTAGATGAGCTGTCGGGAAGATGGTGGTTTACGCATAAGATGCTGCATCGAAGTGTCTCGCATATCAAGCGTGCCATACCCGATCTGTTTTCATACACGCGATACCCTAATGTACCTAAATCTTCAAATTCTATTGAGTCGTTCTTCGGTCACTTGAAGGATAATTTAAGAATCCATCGTGGACTCTCGGAACAACATTTTAAGGACTTTGTAAAGTGGTATCTTTTCCTGAACAGCAATGATGGAATTATTAAGAAACGCAAATGA
- a CDS encoding zinc-dependent metalloprotease, translating into MKRGLTSILPALLCLVLAGSLAFAPQSAQARGRKRAEKAKSEAPKPLTDYEKLFKEKRVTTARGFLTLHMFEGNKLYIELPDSLLGREMLLGTTIEESSDPGEGFAGQQPGVPLHVTFTREDSIICLRRVRSDLLVDGDSLMARAVRRSSIAPLLASFPVKCKAPDGSSVFEATSFFVSGDPAMRPHDPYGINSFGGFLATTVKYVAGSSLLSGVEAFADNVSVLSSLSFTLTTRFGGYLVQQDTPFTALARRSLMLLPRETMRPRLCDARIGTVPAAFTRYSDREQQAREVYYACRWNLQPADPEAFAAGKPTLPARPIVFYVDDTFPAGWYDAIRKGVLSWNAAFEKIGYRDVVQVRPYPKDDPSFDPNNIRFSCIKYACTMGESLSSSTRVDPRSGEILSATICIPHNVATRIRTDLFVQLGAAEPEARSVKLSPALFARALAADVARHTGACLGLAVNYAGSQAIPTDSLRSPSFTQRYGISASIMDALPYNFVAQPGDKERGVVLMQERPGVYDEYVVDWLYRPVAGAATPEAEIPELDRRIALHRGDPMYLYTPTPVAVALDPRAMPYNLGDDPVRASAWEFANYAYVMRHADEWIGTEDKDYTFRSLVQASVMNQLYYSFVSVSANLGGIYLNEKYENDMLPTYAAVPRERQRRALRYMLEQLEEMSWLDNHRLNKDVIEVVSLGEYCQDMLSEVVFKSLSTLDLSASKSEDPYTQREAMQELYDYILRDVTAGRESTEANLAMQRRLLIDVIRKAGVLEQTRKRVAAFADPASDPVSGPASATPDPASEPASASGFAPEFGPVLDKARLIRESHLQRTLSGRSPEEIEGVRPMRSIAFRVQPSTDYNHYELLLKMQQSYRQALRTGASERMKNHYRYMLLAIERALKVE; encoded by the coding sequence ATGAAAAGAGGTTTGACAAGCATCCTTCCGGCACTGTTGTGCCTGGTTCTGGCCGGGAGCCTGGCCTTCGCCCCGCAAAGCGCGCAGGCCCGGGGCCGGAAACGTGCGGAAAAGGCGAAGAGCGAAGCGCCGAAACCGCTCACCGACTACGAAAAACTCTTCAAGGAGAAACGGGTGACCACGGCCCGGGGCTTCCTGACGCTGCACATGTTCGAAGGGAACAAACTCTACATCGAGCTCCCCGACTCGCTGCTCGGGCGTGAAATGCTCCTGGGCACGACCATCGAGGAGAGTTCCGACCCCGGCGAGGGATTTGCCGGACAGCAGCCCGGCGTACCGCTGCACGTGACCTTCACGCGCGAGGATTCGATCATCTGCCTGCGCCGCGTGCGGTCGGACCTGCTCGTCGACGGCGACTCGCTCATGGCGCGGGCCGTGCGGCGGAGCAGCATCGCCCCGCTGCTCGCCTCGTTCCCGGTGAAGTGCAAGGCCCCGGACGGCTCGTCGGTCTTCGAAGCCACGTCGTTCTTCGTGAGCGGCGACCCGGCCATGCGGCCCCACGACCCCTACGGCATCAACAGTTTCGGGGGATTCCTCGCCACAACGGTGAAATACGTCGCGGGGAGTTCGCTGCTGAGCGGCGTGGAGGCCTTTGCCGACAACGTTTCGGTGCTCAGCAGTCTGTCGTTCACGCTCACGACCCGTTTCGGGGGCTATCTCGTCCAGCAGGACACCCCCTTCACGGCCCTGGCACGGCGTTCGCTGATGCTGCTGCCCCGCGAGACGATGCGCCCGCGGCTCTGCGACGCCCGCATCGGGACGGTTCCCGCCGCCTTCACCCGATACAGCGACCGGGAACAGCAGGCCCGGGAGGTCTACTACGCCTGCCGCTGGAACCTCCAGCCCGCCGACCCCGAAGCCTTTGCCGCCGGGAAGCCCACCCTCCCCGCCCGCCCGATCGTCTTCTATGTCGACGACACCTTCCCTGCGGGATGGTACGACGCCATCCGCAAGGGGGTGCTGAGCTGGAATGCCGCCTTCGAGAAGATCGGGTACCGGGATGTCGTGCAGGTGCGGCCCTATCCGAAGGATGACCCGTCGTTCGATCCCAACAACATCCGATTCTCGTGCATCAAGTACGCCTGCACGATGGGCGAGAGCCTGTCGAGCAGCACGCGCGTCGACCCGCGCAGCGGAGAGATCCTGAGCGCTACGATCTGCATCCCGCACAACGTCGCAACCCGGATCCGGACCGATCTCTTCGTGCAGCTGGGGGCCGCCGAACCCGAAGCCCGAAGCGTGAAACTCTCGCCCGCGCTCTTCGCCCGGGCGCTGGCCGCCGACGTGGCCCGCCATACGGGGGCCTGCCTGGGCCTGGCCGTGAACTACGCCGGATCGCAGGCCATACCGACCGATTCGCTGCGCTCGCCGTCGTTCACCCAACGTTACGGCATCTCGGCCTCGATCATGGATGCCCTGCCCTACAACTTCGTCGCGCAGCCCGGGGACAAGGAGCGAGGCGTAGTGCTGATGCAGGAACGCCCGGGCGTTTATGATGAATACGTCGTCGACTGGCTCTACCGCCCGGTCGCAGGGGCCGCAACCCCCGAGGCGGAGATCCCGGAACTCGACCGGCGGATCGCCCTCCACCGCGGCGACCCGATGTACCTTTACACGCCGACTCCGGTGGCCGTGGCCCTCGATCCGCGGGCCATGCCCTACAACCTGGGCGACGATCCGGTCCGCGCCTCCGCCTGGGAGTTTGCCAACTACGCCTACGTCATGCGGCACGCCGACGAGTGGATCGGCACGGAGGACAAGGACTATACGTTCCGTTCGCTCGTGCAGGCCAGCGTGATGAACCAGCTCTACTACTCGTTCGTAAGCGTCTCGGCCAACCTCGGGGGCATCTACCTCAACGAGAAGTACGAAAACGACATGCTTCCGACCTACGCCGCGGTGCCGCGCGAACGCCAGCGCCGGGCCCTGCGCTACATGCTCGAACAGTTGGAGGAGATGTCGTGGCTCGACAACCACCGGCTGAACAAGGATGTGATCGAGGTGGTGTCACTGGGCGAATACTGTCAGGACATGCTCAGCGAGGTGGTCTTCAAGAGCCTCTCGACACTGGACCTGAGCGCCTCGAAATCGGAGGATCCCTACACGCAGCGCGAAGCGATGCAGGAGTTGTACGACTATATCCTGCGGGACGTGACCGCGGGACGGGAATCCACCGAGGCGAACCTCGCCATGCAGCGGCGCCTGCTGATCGACGTCATCCGGAAGGCCGGAGTGCTGGAGCAGACCCGCAAACGGGTGGCGGCATTCGCCGATCCGGCTTCCGATCCGGTCTCCGGCCCGGCCTCCGCGACACCCGATCCGGCTTCCGAACCCGCCTCCGCTTCGGGATTCGCCCCGGAGTTCGGTCCGGTGCTCGACAAGGCCCGGCTTATCCGCGAATCGCACCTGCAACGCACGTTGTCGGGGCGCAGTCCGGAGGAGATCGAAGGGGTGCGGCCCATGCGGTCGATTGCCTTCCGGGTCCAGCCATCGACGGATTACAACCACTACGAGCTGCTGCTCAAGATGCAGCAAAGCTACCGGCAGGCACTCCGGACCGGTGCCTCGGAGCGCATGAAAAACCACTACCGCTACATGCTGCTGGCCATCGAACGGGCCCTCAAGGTCGAGTAG
- a CDS encoding zinc-dependent metalloprotease, giving the protein MLRKTVLLLLCCGLTAGVLGGATPASAAAKKRKKKAKTEQTAAKPKPTEYEKLFKEKHDVADGMIRLHKVKGKLYFEFPLALLGRDMLLGSTVSEISDNGDAVIGSKPTEPLWVRFTKTGDKVQIRKMVRDNVTDAASPNIARSLEANGIGAILKSYDIAAWSPDSCAVVFNATDLFLSDNKALTPFDPYGENLRYGQVTRTSNYQSDRSFLGEIRAFADNIVVRSHLSYTYTLKAGSSVIASDVPFTAVMTRSLVLLPEEPYEPRFVDSRMSVFPTGKILFSEREQQARLLCYANRWRVEPSDVEAYRRGERVKPKKPIVFYIDPDFPESWRQPIFEAVRQWNEPFERIGFEGAVEAREYPKDDPEFDPDNIKYSCIRYAPIGISNAMGPSWVDPRSGEIVNASVYVFHDIVKLVNNWRFIQTAQADTTVRSVKLPREVLDDALRYVVTHEVGHCLGFMHNMSASAVIPVDSLRSPTFTQQHGTTTSIMDYARFNYVAQPGDLERGVKMTPPRFGTYDYYAVKWLYTPVYDASSPEEVYKITSQWITEAAADPVLRYGKQQGAVLDPRSQSEDLGDDAVKASKYGIANLKYILTHLNEWVEGEDRDYSYRTDIYKGIISQYIRYIGHVFANVGGIYLNEKHVGDPVEAYRSVPKERQREALQFLLGQLDDLDWLDNEGLMRNIQLMGSPKTYMQVAIIRAVVMSAAKVENSAQLSDDPYSVEACMKDIYDYVWKPTLQGRNLTDEQMMIQREYLLTICKAAGLKYAGTGAVPAKRFAGETGDEIGFDPYTIAVPACLREYHALGDNLCYGAPCTAHRHAAADPGPVSGYNPPRILYVVKQSLEAENYANLLRVQRLLKSRVNSGSQQTRMHYALLLHNIEKTLK; this is encoded by the coding sequence ATGTTGCGAAAAACCGTCTTATTGTTGTTGTGTTGCGGTCTGACGGCCGGGGTGCTCGGAGGAGCCACCCCGGCTTCGGCCGCCGCGAAGAAGAGAAAGAAAAAGGCCAAAACCGAACAGACGGCCGCGAAACCCAAACCCACCGAGTATGAGAAGCTCTTCAAGGAGAAGCACGACGTGGCCGACGGCATGATCCGTCTGCACAAGGTCAAGGGCAAACTCTATTTCGAATTCCCGCTCGCGCTGCTCGGGCGGGACATGCTCCTGGGATCGACCGTCAGCGAGATTTCGGACAACGGCGACGCCGTCATCGGATCGAAACCCACCGAACCGCTGTGGGTTCGTTTCACGAAGACGGGCGACAAGGTGCAGATCCGCAAGATGGTGCGCGACAATGTGACCGACGCGGCGAGCCCGAACATCGCCCGCTCGCTGGAGGCCAACGGCATCGGTGCGATCCTCAAGTCGTATGACATCGCGGCCTGGAGCCCCGACAGCTGTGCCGTGGTCTTCAACGCCACGGACCTCTTCCTGAGCGACAACAAGGCCCTCACGCCCTTCGACCCCTACGGCGAAAACCTCCGCTACGGGCAGGTGACCCGCACGTCGAATTACCAGTCGGACCGGTCGTTCCTCGGGGAGATCCGGGCCTTTGCCGACAACATCGTGGTTCGCAGCCACCTGAGCTACACCTACACGCTCAAGGCCGGGAGCAGCGTGATTGCCAGTGACGTACCCTTCACGGCCGTGATGACGCGCTCGCTGGTGCTGCTGCCCGAGGAGCCCTACGAGCCGCGCTTCGTCGACAGCCGCATGTCGGTCTTCCCGACCGGGAAGATCCTCTTCAGCGAGCGCGAACAGCAGGCACGCCTGCTCTGCTATGCGAACCGCTGGCGGGTGGAGCCCTCGGACGTGGAGGCCTACCGCCGGGGCGAACGGGTCAAACCCAAGAAGCCCATCGTCTTCTACATTGACCCGGACTTTCCGGAGAGCTGGCGGCAGCCGATCTTCGAGGCCGTGCGGCAGTGGAACGAGCCCTTCGAACGCATCGGATTCGAGGGGGCCGTCGAAGCCCGCGAATACCCGAAGGACGACCCGGAGTTCGATCCCGACAACATCAAGTATTCGTGTATCCGCTACGCCCCGATCGGCATTTCGAACGCCATGGGGCCCTCGTGGGTCGATCCGCGGAGCGGTGAGATCGTCAACGCCTCGGTCTACGTCTTCCACGACATTGTCAAGCTGGTGAACAACTGGCGCTTCATCCAGACGGCGCAGGCCGACACGACGGTGCGGAGCGTGAAGCTCCCCAGGGAGGTGCTCGACGACGCGCTGCGCTACGTCGTGACACACGAGGTCGGCCACTGCCTGGGCTTCATGCACAACATGAGCGCCTCGGCCGTTATTCCGGTGGACTCGCTGCGCTCGCCGACCTTCACGCAGCAGCACGGCACCACGACGTCGATCATGGACTACGCGCGCTTCAACTACGTGGCGCAGCCCGGCGACCTGGAACGGGGCGTGAAGATGACCCCGCCGCGCTTCGGGACCTACGACTACTATGCCGTAAAGTGGCTCTACACGCCGGTCTACGACGCCTCGTCGCCCGAGGAGGTCTACAAGATCACCTCGCAGTGGATCACCGAGGCGGCGGCCGACCCGGTCCTTCGCTACGGCAAACAGCAGGGGGCGGTCCTCGACCCGCGGTCGCAGAGCGAAGACCTGGGCGACGATGCCGTGAAGGCCTCGAAGTACGGAATCGCCAACCTGAAATACATCCTCACACACCTGAACGAGTGGGTCGAGGGTGAGGACCGCGACTACTCCTACCGTACCGACATCTACAAGGGCATCATCAGCCAGTATATCCGCTATATCGGCCACGTCTTCGCCAACGTCGGCGGCATCTACCTCAACGAGAAGCACGTGGGCGACCCGGTGGAGGCCTACCGCAGCGTCCCGAAGGAGCGGCAACGCGAGGCGCTTCAGTTCCTGCTCGGACAGCTCGACGACCTCGACTGGCTGGACAACGAGGGGTTGATGCGCAACATCCAGCTGATGGGGTCGCCCAAGACCTACATGCAGGTGGCCATCATCCGGGCCGTGGTGATGAGCGCCGCGAAGGTCGAAAACTCCGCACAGCTGTCCGACGACCCCTACAGCGTCGAGGCCTGCATGAAGGATATCTACGACTACGTCTGGAAACCCACCCTCCAGGGCCGCAACCTCACCGACGAGCAGATGATGATCCAGCGCGAATACCTGCTGACGATCTGCAAGGCCGCCGGGCTGAAATATGCCGGCACGGGAGCCGTTCCGGCGAAGCGTTTTGCCGGGGAGACCGGAGATGAGATCGGGTTCGATCCCTACACGATCGCCGTTCCGGCGTGCCTGCGCGAATACCACGCCCTGGGCGACAACCTCTGCTACGGCGCACCGTGCACGGCGCACCGCCACGCGGCTGCCGATCCCGGGCCGGTTTCGGGCTACAACCCGCCGCGGATCCTCTACGTGGTCAAGCAGTCGCTCGAAGCCGAGAACTACGCCAACCTGCTGCGCGTGCAGCGGCTGCTGAAGAGCCGTGTGAACAGCGGTTCGCAACAGACCCGGATGCACTACGCGCTGCTGCTGCACAACATCGAAAAGACCCTGAAATGA
- a CDS encoding PKD-like family lipoprotein has translation MKRYVKLLTALLAGAFLATACYEDKGNYDYTTTGDDILVYRMDTMQNVRLTWSYDEQIVIEPGYEILHERVSESDLAYEWSIDGEVVSEERILEIDPLRVGRHAGSFTVIDTGHGIRYSTIFTLVITSSFAEGWFILSDDGGQSLLSYVNLLDATTPGELVRDVYGDVNGEPLGSDPRKIRLVSYDGQTPTYEWEVLQGSGSVSIDQATITKVIDINTEFIGGAAPEGFVPVDGFQRDGGSILLSEDGKVYQRDFSFYNDYPVAHSGKYGTTPVYFDGGMEITLMNGFDHFTNKSYGHIPFALLYDRQNNRLLSVYGFNVKGNIASEFGTFRAVRIPESASVQPGDTDSESGLTFPDVADLGDYTVEAMGARVTYATVGVATTSTNILLLKNQTGGKYYLLSFDYKMNSETSVAIALNWFRALPEVEGFGEESLFEVCIGGNEVLFFTAGTDNNTLYAYDLVAGTATAVYTAPGQITALRPGVVDVPSTFAAFAKTVYKDRMLLGTESGQLVLLDISEEAVTAGSTPEIATFSGLGKVVDMDFYVAKNPYCYFGF, from the coding sequence ATGAAAAGATACGTCAAACTTCTGACAGCACTCCTCGCAGGCGCCTTCCTGGCCACGGCCTGCTACGAGGACAAGGGCAATTACGACTACACCACGACGGGTGACGACATCCTCGTCTACCGCATGGACACGATGCAGAACGTGCGCCTGACGTGGTCCTACGACGAGCAGATCGTCATCGAACCCGGCTACGAGATCCTCCACGAACGGGTTTCGGAGAGCGATCTGGCCTACGAGTGGAGCATCGACGGAGAGGTTGTCTCCGAGGAGCGGATCCTGGAGATCGACCCGCTGCGCGTCGGGCGCCACGCGGGCTCGTTCACGGTGATCGACACCGGGCACGGCATCCGTTACAGCACGATCTTCACGCTGGTCATCACCTCGTCGTTTGCCGAAGGGTGGTTCATCCTCTCGGACGACGGCGGGCAGTCGCTGCTGAGCTACGTCAACCTGCTCGACGCCACGACCCCCGGGGAACTCGTGCGCGACGTCTACGGCGACGTGAACGGCGAACCGTTAGGCTCCGATCCGCGCAAGATCCGCCTCGTGTCCTACGACGGACAGACACCGACCTACGAATGGGAGGTGCTCCAGGGCAGCGGCAGCGTCAGCATCGACCAGGCCACGATCACGAAGGTCATCGACATCAATACGGAGTTCATCGGCGGTGCGGCTCCCGAAGGATTCGTGCCGGTGGACGGGTTCCAGCGTGACGGCGGTTCGATCCTGCTTTCGGAGGACGGCAAGGTCTACCAGCGCGACTTCAGCTTCTACAACGACTATCCCGTGGCGCATTCGGGCAAGTACGGCACCACGCCGGTCTACTTCGACGGCGGCATGGAGATCACGCTCATGAACGGATTCGACCACTTCACCAACAAATCCTACGGACACATCCCCTTCGCCCTGCTCTACGACCGGCAGAACAACCGGCTGCTGAGCGTCTACGGCTTCAACGTCAAGGGCAACATCGCCAGCGAGTTCGGAACGTTCCGCGCCGTGCGGATCCCCGAATCGGCATCCGTGCAGCCCGGCGATACGGACTCCGAATCGGGTCTGACGTTCCCGGATGTCGCCGATTTGGGCGACTACACGGTCGAGGCGATGGGCGCCCGGGTGACCTACGCCACGGTCGGAGTAGCGACCACTTCGACCAACATCCTGCTGCTCAAGAACCAAACAGGCGGAAAATACTACCTGCTGTCGTTCGACTACAAGATGAACAGCGAGACGTCGGTGGCCATCGCGCTGAACTGGTTCCGGGCGCTGCCCGAGGTCGAAGGCTTCGGCGAAGAAAGCCTCTTCGAGGTGTGCATCGGCGGCAACGAGGTGCTCTTCTTCACGGCCGGAACCGACAACAACACGCTCTATGCTTACGATCTGGTGGCCGGTACCGCCACGGCAGTCTACACGGCTCCGGGACAGATCACGGCCCTGCGTCCGGGAGTGGTCGATGTCCCGTCGACGTTCGCAGCTTTTGCCAAGACGGTCTACAAGGACCGGATGCTGCTCGGCACCGAGTCGGGGCAGCTCGTGCTGCTGGACATCTCGGAGGAGGCCGTCACGGCGGGCAGCACGCCCGAAATCGCCACGTTCTCCGGACTGGGCAAGGTCGTGGACATGGATTTCTACGTAGCGAAAAATCCCTACTGCTATTTCGGATTCTAA
- a CDS encoding DUF4843 domain-containing protein: MKKTIIFAFTAALLGAGGCSEQGLPTYGDDHYVYFTEKSDEIVRFSFKTTPGEDTRTIRLAVETVTRTTDRTMGFRLEIDPEKTTAPSEAYDLDPNPVIQAGMFTGETYVTVHRTAVMDEKEVDIAVRIVEGGDFLPGPTTNCLRIIRVSNIISQPDWWNQDFADAFLGTYSNKKYEEFIKATGVSDLSEMDNSEISALCREFVYYLREQRDKGNEIREEDGSSMLDGININA, encoded by the coding sequence ATGAAAAAAACGATCATATTTGCATTCACCGCAGCGCTGCTCGGCGCCGGAGGCTGCTCCGAACAGGGCCTCCCGACCTACGGCGACGACCACTACGTCTACTTCACGGAGAAATCCGACGAGATCGTGCGCTTCTCGTTCAAGACCACCCCGGGGGAGGATACGCGCACGATCCGACTGGCCGTGGAGACCGTAACCCGCACGACCGACCGGACGATGGGCTTCCGGCTGGAGATCGACCCCGAGAAGACCACGGCACCCTCCGAAGCCTACGATCTGGACCCGAATCCGGTGATCCAGGCCGGGATGTTCACCGGCGAGACCTACGTTACGGTCCACCGCACGGCGGTCATGGACGAGAAGGAGGTCGACATCGCCGTGCGCATCGTCGAGGGCGGGGACTTCCTCCCGGGCCCCACGACCAACTGCCTGCGCATCATCCGCGTATCGAACATCATCTCCCAGCCCGACTGGTGGAATCAGGATTTCGCCGACGCCTTCCTGGGGACCTACTCCAACAAGAAGTACGAGGAGTTCATCAAGGCAACGGGCGTGAGCGACCTCTCGGAGATGGACAACAGCGAAATTTCGGCGCTGTGCCGCGAGTTCGTCTACTACCTGCGCGAGCAGCGCGACAAGGGCAACGAAATCCGCGAAGAAGACGGCAGTTCGATGCTCGACGGAATCAATATCAACGCTTAA